A genomic region of Deinococcus sp. KSM4-11 contains the following coding sequences:
- a CDS encoding sorbosone dehydrogenase family protein: MKSFLRPLTLALLTVSCTVPAPASAQTTPALKAPAGFKVTEYATGFKQPRFMVVASNGDVLLSDMGAGSVYVMPDANKDGKADSKQVYVTGLNQPHGLAIHGGYLYVAETDKVVRFAYKPGDLKASGQPETLLSLPSGGGHSTRTVEFGPDGKMYVAAGSSCNVCEESDPKRAAIWVYDADGKNGKVYASGLRNPVGIEWVGDTLYSTNNGRDNLGDDIPPEGFYKVKAGAFYGWPYCYTTKPGEAQVWDKDFGKKSASTCTNATPAFALTTAHAAPLGLAAYTGSSFPAAYKGQLFIALHGSWNRSAKSGYKVVTVDPASGKVTDFLTGFLNGQRTEGRPVDLVVLADGSLLLTDDGAGKVWRIQYQSS, from the coding sequence CCGGGTTCAAGGTCACGGAGTACGCCACGGGCTTCAAGCAGCCGCGCTTCATGGTGGTGGCCAGCAATGGCGATGTGCTGCTCAGCGACATGGGCGCGGGCAGCGTGTATGTCATGCCGGACGCCAACAAGGATGGCAAGGCCGACAGCAAACAGGTGTATGTCACGGGCCTGAACCAGCCGCACGGCCTGGCCATTCACGGTGGGTACCTGTACGTGGCCGAGACGGACAAGGTGGTGCGCTTCGCGTACAAGCCCGGCGACCTGAAGGCCAGCGGCCAGCCCGAAACGCTGCTCAGCCTGCCCAGCGGGGGCGGGCACTCCACCCGCACGGTCGAGTTCGGTCCGGACGGAAAGATGTACGTGGCGGCCGGCAGTTCCTGCAATGTCTGCGAGGAGAGTGATCCCAAACGCGCGGCCATCTGGGTCTACGACGCCGACGGCAAGAACGGCAAGGTCTACGCCTCGGGCCTGCGCAATCCGGTGGGCATCGAGTGGGTGGGCGACACGCTGTACTCCACCAACAACGGCCGCGACAACCTCGGGGACGACATCCCGCCGGAAGGCTTCTACAAGGTCAAGGCGGGCGCATTCTACGGCTGGCCCTACTGCTACACCACCAAGCCCGGTGAGGCGCAGGTGTGGGACAAGGACTTCGGCAAGAAGAGTGCGTCCACGTGCACGAACGCCACGCCCGCCTTCGCCCTGACCACCGCCCATGCAGCGCCGCTGGGGCTCGCCGCGTACACGGGATCCAGCTTCCCGGCCGCTTACAAGGGCCAGCTGTTCATCGCCCTGCACGGCAGCTGGAACCGCAGCGCCAAGAGCGGGTACAAGGTCGTCACGGTCGACCCGGCCAGCGGCAAGGTCACGGACTTCCTCACGGGCTTCCTGAACGGGCAGCGCACCGAGGGCCGCCCGGTCGATCTGGTCGTCCTGGCCGATGGATCGCTCCTGCTGACCGACGATGGTGCCGGAAAGGTCTGGCGTATCCAGTACCAATCCTCCTGA